A portion of the Vulpes vulpes isolate BD-2025 chromosome 5, VulVul3, whole genome shotgun sequence genome contains these proteins:
- the GAL3ST3 gene encoding galactose-3-O-sulfotransferase 3 isoform X2 has protein sequence MTVAFLKTHKTAGTTVQNILFRFAERHNLTVALPHPSCEHQFCYPRNFSAHFVHPATRPPHVLASHLRFDRAELERLMPPGTIYVTILREPAAMFESLFSYYNQYCPAFRRVPNASLEAFLRAPEAYYRAGEHFAMFAHNTLAYDLGGDNERSPRDDAAYLAGLIRQVEEVFSLVMIAEYFDESLVLLRRLLAWDLDDVLYAKLNARAASSRLAAIPAALARAARAWNALDAGLYDHFNATFWRRVASAGRACVEREARELREARERLLRRCFGDEPVLRPAAQIRTKQLQPWQPSRKVDIMGYDLPNGGAGPATEACLKLAMPEVQYSSYLLRKQKRRGGVRARPEPVLDNPPPRPIRALPRSPQGH, from the coding sequence ATGACTGTGGCCTTCCTGAAGACACATAAGACTGCGGGCACCACCGTGCAGAACATACTGTTCCGCTTCGCTGAGCGGCACAACCTGACGGTGGCTCTGCCGCACCCGAGCTGCGAGCACCAGTTCTGCTACCCACGCAACTTCTCGGCACACTTCGTGCACCCCGCCACGCGGCCGCCGCACGTGCTGGCCAGCCACCTGCGCTTCGACCGCGCGGAGCTCGAGCGCCTCATGCCACCCGGCACCATCTACGTCACCATCCTGCGCGAGCCGGCCGCCATGTTCGAGTCGCTCTTCAGCTACTACAACCAGTACTGTCCAGCCTTCCGGCGCGTGCCCAACGCGTCGCTCGAGGCCTTCCTGCGCGCGCCCGAGGCCTACTACCGCGCGGGCGAGCACTTCGCCATGTTTGCGCACAACACGCTGGCCTACGACCTGGGCGGCGACAACGAGCGCAGCCCGCGCGACGACGCCGCCTACCTGGCGGGCCTCATCCGCCAGGTGGAGGAGGTCTTCTCGCTCGTCATGATCGCCGAGTACTTCGACGAGTCGCTGGTGCTGCTGCGGCGCCTGCTGGCCTGGGACCTGGACGACGTGCTCTACGCCAAGCTCAACGCGCGCGCCGCAAGCTCGCGCCTCGCCGCCATTCCTGCGGCGCTTGCACGGGCTGCGCGCGCCTGGAACGCGCTCGACGCGGGCCTGTATGACCACTTCAACGCCACGTTTTGGCGCCGCGTGGCGAGCGCTGGCCGGGCCTGCGTGGAGCGCGAGGCGCGTGAGCTGCGCGAGGCCCGCGAGCGCCTACTGCGGCGCTGCTTCGGCGACGAGCCTGTGCTGCGGCCCGCCGCTCAGATCCGCACCAAGCAGCTGCAGCCATGGCAGCCCAGCCGCAAGGTGGACATCATGGGCTATGACCTGCCCAACGGCGGCGCGGGCCCAGCCACCGAGGCCTGCCTCAAGCTGGCCATGCCCGAGGTGCAGTACTCGAGCTACCTGCTGCGCAAGCAAAAGCGCAGGGGCGGCGTTCGCGCCCGGCCCGAACCAGTCTTGGACAATCCTCCGCCCCGGCCCATCCGGGCactgccccgcagcccccagggCCACTGA
- the GAL3ST3 gene encoding galactose-3-O-sulfotransferase 3 isoform X1 translates to MPPILQHLQQATKMMSRRKILLLVLGCGTLSLLIHQGAQLSWYPKLFPLSCPPLRGSPPRPKHMTVAFLKTHKTAGTTVQNILFRFAERHNLTVALPHPSCEHQFCYPRNFSAHFVHPATRPPHVLASHLRFDRAELERLMPPGTIYVTILREPAAMFESLFSYYNQYCPAFRRVPNASLEAFLRAPEAYYRAGEHFAMFAHNTLAYDLGGDNERSPRDDAAYLAGLIRQVEEVFSLVMIAEYFDESLVLLRRLLAWDLDDVLYAKLNARAASSRLAAIPAALARAARAWNALDAGLYDHFNATFWRRVASAGRACVEREARELREARERLLRRCFGDEPVLRPAAQIRTKQLQPWQPSRKVDIMGYDLPNGGAGPATEACLKLAMPEVQYSSYLLRKQKRRGGVRARPEPVLDNPPPRPIRALPRSPQGH, encoded by the exons ATGCCACCCATCCTTCAGCACCTGCAGCAGGCCACCAAGATGATGAGCCGCAGGAAAATCCTGCTGTTGGTGCTAGGATGTGGCACCTTAAGCCTCCTCATCCACCAGGGGGCGCAGCTCAGCTG GTACCCCAAGCTGTTTCCTCTGAGCTGTCCACCTCTGCGGGGCTCACCGCCCCGCCCCAAGCACATGACTGTGGCCTTCCTGAAGACACATAAGACTGCGGGCACCACCGTGCAGAACATACTGTTCCGCTTCGCTGAGCGGCACAACCTGACGGTGGCTCTGCCGCACCCGAGCTGCGAGCACCAGTTCTGCTACCCACGCAACTTCTCGGCACACTTCGTGCACCCCGCCACGCGGCCGCCGCACGTGCTGGCCAGCCACCTGCGCTTCGACCGCGCGGAGCTCGAGCGCCTCATGCCACCCGGCACCATCTACGTCACCATCCTGCGCGAGCCGGCCGCCATGTTCGAGTCGCTCTTCAGCTACTACAACCAGTACTGTCCAGCCTTCCGGCGCGTGCCCAACGCGTCGCTCGAGGCCTTCCTGCGCGCGCCCGAGGCCTACTACCGCGCGGGCGAGCACTTCGCCATGTTTGCGCACAACACGCTGGCCTACGACCTGGGCGGCGACAACGAGCGCAGCCCGCGCGACGACGCCGCCTACCTGGCGGGCCTCATCCGCCAGGTGGAGGAGGTCTTCTCGCTCGTCATGATCGCCGAGTACTTCGACGAGTCGCTGGTGCTGCTGCGGCGCCTGCTGGCCTGGGACCTGGACGACGTGCTCTACGCCAAGCTCAACGCGCGCGCCGCAAGCTCGCGCCTCGCCGCCATTCCTGCGGCGCTTGCACGGGCTGCGCGCGCCTGGAACGCGCTCGACGCGGGCCTGTATGACCACTTCAACGCCACGTTTTGGCGCCGCGTGGCGAGCGCTGGCCGGGCCTGCGTGGAGCGCGAGGCGCGTGAGCTGCGCGAGGCCCGCGAGCGCCTACTGCGGCGCTGCTTCGGCGACGAGCCTGTGCTGCGGCCCGCCGCTCAGATCCGCACCAAGCAGCTGCAGCCATGGCAGCCCAGCCGCAAGGTGGACATCATGGGCTATGACCTGCCCAACGGCGGCGCGGGCCCAGCCACCGAGGCCTGCCTCAAGCTGGCCATGCCCGAGGTGCAGTACTCGAGCTACCTGCTGCGCAAGCAAAAGCGCAGGGGCGGCGTTCGCGCCCGGCCCGAACCAGTCTTGGACAATCCTCCGCCCCGGCCCATCCGGGCactgccccgcagcccccagggCCACTGA